The genomic region GTGTAAGTATAGGCCAGCCCTGTGAACAGAATAATCGCCGTCGGTTTGTCCCAGCCGACGGCTTCATTCATGATCTTGTACATCGCCAGAATCACCCAGCCCATCGCGATCACGTTGATCGGCAACGCAAGCCAGAGCGCGCGAAACGTGCGCAGGCCGCGCGTCACCGGCGAATCGCCATAACGCAAGACCGTCAGTTCGACATCGGTCAGCACCTTTGCACGGCGCCAGAGCTGCGCCAAGAAAACGTCGCAAACAGCGAGCCGATGCCGAAGCACCACCACTGCCAATTCTCGTAAATCCCCGCCGTGCGCACGAGCTTGGTCACATACAGCGGCGTGTCGCACGAGAACGACGTCGCCACCATCGTCGTCCCGGCAATCCACCACGGCAAGGCCCGCCCCGCCAAAAAATATTCCTCGGTCGAGGAGTGCGCGCTTCGTCATGAGTAAGCCCACAACCAGGCTTAGCAAATTGTACGCGATGATTAGGGTCCAGTCGAGCGTAGACAGCATGCAGGGTACCTTGAAATGAAAAGCCGGGCGGCAGGGGCCACCCGGCTAATGAACGAAAGTTCAGCCAATCCTGCAAGTGCATCACTTCAGCAGCAGCAATTTCCTCGTCTGGCTCTCGCCGCCCGCTTCGAGGCGGTAGAAGTAGAGTCCGCTGGCGATCTGTTCGCCGTTCAGCATGACGCGGTGGTGGCCTGCGGTGACTGCGCCGTCGAACAGCGTGCGCACGAGTTGGCCCTGAATGTTGTAGAGCTTCAGGGCTGCTTCCATCTGCGCGGGCAGCTCGAATTCAATCACCGTCGTGGCGTTGAAGGGATTGGGGTAGTTCTGATGCAAACTGATTGACGTTGGCAGCGAGACCGGAGGCGCGGGGGTTTCAAGATTCTGTGTGCGCAGTAACTCCATTGACGCCTCGAGGATATCCTGCGCTTGCGCCGCGGGTATGAAATAGAGCGGGAACCCAAACATGATTTCACCCGGACCTACTACTCCACAGACTGCATCGACAAATCCCGTAGTGTCATCCTCGTGCAAACGAACTTCGCATAAAGGCCAAGTGTTCCCGCGGGGCCAAAAGAGGTCCACGCCCGGCAGGTACTCGAAACCCGTCCATTCGATGAAAACCAGCGCAGCCAGCTTGCTCTCGTCCCAGGAAAAGTGCGGCGGGAACATTGTGGGACCAAAGTCTGCACCAGTAACCATCACTTGAGTGCCGGGAATGGATGGGTTAAACTGCGGTGAAGTACGCACGGAGTCTAAAGTCAGAGGCGCAAGCCGAGCAAGTTGACTTGGCGACGATTGAAGGCCGCTTCCCATTCCAGCGGCAAGAAGAGAATGGCGGCCAAAGCGAATCAATTTGCCGCCAATGGAAACGTATTCGCGCAACGCCGATTCGCGTTGGGTAATCTGCACACCGGTCCGCGAGTTCTGCGGATTTTCGCTGTGCCAAATCACGATTTCATATTGTGCCAAGGACTGCAACGACAGTGGCGCAGCATTGTTGGCGAGATCTACGTAATCAAATGTCTCGCCAGAGGCATTCAGCAAGGAATCATACCAGAACCGAACAAGCGAATCGTGAACGGCACCGCGGAATAGGTCTGCTGCCGTTGGCGATTTCGTCTCGTCATACACCAATATCGAATTCGCCGGCGAAAATGGCGTGAGTGTCACGCTGTTTGACGGCAAACTGGTGATACCGAGCGAATTGTGCAGGTAGAGCGTGTACGAGTAGTGGCGGCCGGAAACCACATCGCCGTCAGTGTAGCTTGGCGTGGTCAGATTGTCGAATTCGGTTTGTACCGTCGAATCGAGACGCACGAGACGGTAGTGCGAGAACGTTGGATCATTTGTGGCTGTCCACGTGAGCGAGTTGACGCCACCGGCGTTGATCCCGCTGAGGGAAATACTGTTGGGTATTGCGCCAACACGCACGATCTGCTTGGCGGGTGCGCTTTCGAAACTCTGCGCATCCACAGAAACGACCTCGATCAGCCAATCGGCACCATTGGTCAGGCCGGTGACAACAAACTCTTCGTCAACAATCGTTCCCGTCGTCAACTCGACGCGCTCACCTTGTCCGCTGTCGGGACGGCCATAGACGCGGTAACCTGCAATCTCGCCGTGCGCAGGCGACTCCCATGCGAGCGGAATCTGGCCGCTTTGCGCTTGTACGACCTGCATGTTTTGCGGATGCGAGGGCGGCTGGACGGCGTAGTCTTGATCAAAGAGCAGTTTCGCCCGACCGTAGGATTCATACAGGCCGTCGAAATGAAACTCGCCGCCGTTTTCGTCGTGAAAATCGGGGCCGATAAACATCGCTACCGAGAAGTTGAAGCGCTCGCCGGGGTTCAGCGGTAGCCGCACGCGCCCGAGCCGTCGGTGTAGTCGTACCAGCTGATTTTGTCCCAACTTAACATGAAGCGCGTGTCGGACTGTTCGAAAAACGTCTCGACTTCGCACCACTCGCGCATCATGCTCTCCGTCGGATGCAAGAAACTTGTCAGCCGTTCTGGGCGACGGTTCGCTCGGCTCGTAGGAGTCGTAGTCGCGTTCGCGGTTACGGCAGGATGTCGTACTTGTGACATCTCCCACGGGTGTACCCTAGTCGCAATCCCATGGCGGATCGTTGCCACGCCGGGCCCAAGTCGATTGATCGACGTCCGCGTTGGACTGCCACCAGTTGAAGCAGTGGACGATGTTGCCGCCGCCGAAGGTGTCCGGTTCGCTCAACCCGGCTAAACCAATCGCATCGGGTACTACAATTGGGCCGTTGGGATCGTTGTATCTGGCCATCGTTGTCGGCGCTCCAGCCGATCAGATTGCCCACCAGTGGATCTATCACCAATGATCCGCTGATGTCGTCAACGTGCTCGTTGTTGTGTCCAGCGATACCGACATCGGCATCCATGTAGAACCCGAGCAACGTTCTTCAAGTAATTGTTCGCCGATATTTTCAATCTCAAAATCCAAAATGACGAACCGCGCGAACTCGGGAGCGGTCCAGAGGCGCGCGATTTGGGTGATTTCGAGGCCGAGCGGACGGTGCGGGCCGTCAATCGGATCGTCGTTTAGCCAGAACGGATCAACCAGCGTGTCACTATACACCGCCACGGCTTCGATGTTGGCCTGAGCATTCGGATCGTAGATGCTGTTGCCGAAGCAGTCGGTGGCATCTGGCAGGTTCGAGCGCAGGGAGATGCCGTTGTTGGGCGCTTCGCCGGCGTGAAACTCGTTGATGGACGGATTTTGCCAGCCGTCCGTGCCGACGGAGACGCGCGTGGTGAAGAACCCTTGCTCTTCAATCAACGCGCCGAGCCAGAGCCCGCTCTGAAACAGATATTGCGCGTCACTGCCTTCGGGATACTCGAACTGCGGCGCCCAGTTGCCGGAGCACGGGTCATCCAGCGACGATGATTGCCCAGGGCCATCGTTGCCGAAAAAAGCCGTAGTTGGTGAAGTTGAAGGCTAAGCTGCCATTGCGCAGGACGTAGTTTTCATCCTGCGGGTTGGCAATGTCGAGGGGTTGGCGCGGGGTGCGGACGGGGCCGCGGTCGAGGGTGCGGGGCAGTGCGACGGAAATGGCGCACAGGAGGGTGAGAAGCATCAAGCGGAACATGTGACACCTCCGGCAGCGAGAAGCTGCATGATGCAAATTACCGGGATCCGCCTATAATTTATTGCGCAATAGTGGGATTGTCAAGCGGGAGGAAGGCGGGGAGATAGGTGCGATGGGGTAGAATGGGGTTCATTGAGCCATCAAGTTCGCGCCCGGAGTCAGGGGCACCCGCAGCGGGTGCCGCCGCGAGGAAGGCAGCGACTCAGGTGATCCAGCGCAGCGTGTACTTCAGAGTCATGTACACACCAACGACGATGAAGACGATGGCGGTGATGAGGCGGGCCCACTTTTCGAATGACGAGAGTCGCGTGAATAGTTTGGCGGTGGCTTGCGCGCTGAAGACGATGACGGCGGCGAAGGCTAAGACGGGGAGCGCCGTGCCGATGCCATAGACTGAAGGGAAGATTGCGATGGATTCGTGGCGCACGGCCAGCGGGATCAAGCTGCCGAAGAACAGCGCCGCGCTCACCGGGCAAAATGAAATCGCGAAGAGCGCGCCCAACATCAACGCGCCGAGTCCGCCCCACTCTTCGGCGCGTTTGGCTAATTTTTCGAGCCACGCGTTGCCGCTCATGACCGGGAGTTTCAGCCAGCCGGTGAGTAGTATTCCGACAACCATCAGAAACGGACCGAGCGCCTGGTGCATGTATTTCTGCAACCCGAACGAGAGTTTGGACAGCGAGAGCACGCTCCACACCACCAGTGCGCCGACGACGACATAGGCGAGCATGCGGCCTACGGTATAGAGCACGCCCGTCCACAACGCCTGCCGCGGAGCATGCGCGCGCCGTGCCACAAAGGACACGGCGGCGATATTGGTGGCCAATGGACAGGGGCTAATCGAAGTTAAAATCCCCAACCACAGCGCCGAACCCAAGCCGATGACAAAGTCGTTCATTCGCCGAGGAAGCTCGCGACTTCCGCCGTCACGTATTTCTTGAAGGCCGCTTCATCACCCAGTAACTCCCAGACTTTGTCACAGTTTTTCCACTTGATCTGCGTGCCGTTCTCATAGCGTACCAGCACGAGGGACTTGGTGAAGAGCTTGTATTCGTCAATGAAGTGCGCATTGGCTTCTTCGTCGAGGTTTTTCATCATCCACGCGAGCTGACCAGCGGCGAGCTGGGGCGCGAAGCCCGCTTCAATGGCTTCGTGCGAATATTTCTCGATCTTTTGGCAGCTCGGGCAGCGCACGGTGTTCATGAAATAGTAGGCCACATTTGTGATCTGCGGCGTTTGTGCGCTGTCGGGTGTGGCGACGGCGGCTTCTTCGGCAAGGACAGGCGACGCAAAGAGGGCAAGCAGCAGAACGGTAAACAGTGTTTTCATGATCACTTTCCGCCAGTTGACGTCAGCAGAGTTTGTAATTCCGGCTCGGTGGGAATACGGCCCGAGACTTTGATTTCGCCATCTACCAACAGCGCAGGCGTCATCATCACGCCCGCGGCAAGAATGGCATTTATATCTGTGACTTTCTCGAGCGTGAAATCGAGTTGTTTTTCGCGCGCCACACGCTCCGTCAGCTCGGCCAGTTTGTGACACTTCGGGCAGCCGGTGCCCAGGACTTGAATCTTCAAATTATCGGACTCCTATACAAAATTGCCATACAGCCACCCGGCCAGAGTGGACAACGTTACAACCAAAGAAACAAACGCCACGGTTTTGCGCAAACCTAACAGAGAGTGAATCACCAGCATACTCGGCAGCGACAACGCCGGACCAGCCAGCAGAAGCGCTAGTCCCGGGCCTGCGCCCATACCGCCGCTCATCAGCCCTTGCAGAATCGGCACTTCGGTCAAGGTCGCGAAGTACATGAACGCGCCGATCACCGACGAGACAAAATTGGCGAACAGCGAATTCCCGCCTACCAATTTGCTAATCCATCTCGACGGAATCAACCCCTCGGAGCCGGGCTGACCCAGCAGCAAACCCGCAGCCAGAATACCCAACAGCAATAGTGGTACGATCTGCTTGGAGAAATCCCAGGTGGCTTCGAGCCACTCGCGGCTTCTCCCGCCCGAAAGATACAGAATCAGCGAGAGCGCGGCAATGGCCAGCAGAAAAACTGCCTGCGGGTAGTCGGGAATTGCGACTGCCGCGCCAATCGTCACGACGATTCCTGCTGAAAGATGCGGCAGTCTCGTCTGCATCCATCCGGCCATTTGCACGCACAGTAACACTGCTAATCCGCCCGTCAGCCACCACTTATAGGGATATATCCCCAGAGATGGGCCGAGCGTGGCGGCAACCAGAATTGAGCTGAGGGTCGCAACCCAGACAGCCGTTCTGAGAACGTTTGAAGCGGCCCGCTTCTCCATTGGCGCGGCGGCCAGTCGGGCGACTTCGTCACGGCGGAAGAGCCACGCCATGAGCAGGCCGATGATGATTGAAAGAGCACGGCGCCAACCGTGCGGGCAATTCCCATGCTCAACCCGAGTACTCGGGCCGTCAGGACGATGGCCAAGACGTTGATCGCCGGACCGGCATAGAGAAATGCCGTGGCCGGGCCGATGCCTGCACCCATCTTATAGATTCCGCCGAAAAGCGGCAGCACGGTGCATGAACAGACCGCCAGCACGCTGCCCGAAACGGAGGCCACACCGTAGGCCACCAGCTTGTTGGCCCCCGCGCCGAGGTGCTTCATCACTTCGCCTGACTGGATGAACGTGCTGATGGCGCCCGCAATAAACAGCGCCGGGATCAGGCAGAGGATAACGTGTTCGCGCGCGTACCATTTGGTCAGCGCTAAGGACGACTGCACCGCCTGCGGAAGATGCCACGAGTCCAGGGGCAGGAAATAGGCCCCGCCGAACAAGGCCATCATCGAAATCAGGCGGGCAAACTGGTTCTTTGACATGTAAAAACAAAATGATAGGTACTGGTTCGTTAAAATACGAAATAAGAACCGAGAAAACAATGCACGAGGCCAGAATTGGTCCATTGCGTGCGCTTGTCACACGAAACATAAATTGTCGCAGAATGGACCACTATCGCCGAGCATGCGCTATTGTGCCTCATTGCCTCTCAGATTGGATTTTGCTACCTTTTCTATGTAGTGGTGAGAAAGCGTGTCTTTCTCGTTAACTTAGATTTTTCAATCAGGTACGCATACAATACGGAGTAGCTCCCCATGCACGATCGCCTATTTATTCCCGGTCCGGTGGAAGTTCGTCCTGAATTGCTGCAAGCGATTTCCAAGCCGCAGGTCGGCCACCGCACGCAAGCCTATATGGATGTCCACTCGGCCACCATTCCTCTATTAAAGAAGATCCTCTATACCGAGCAGGACGTCCTGCTGTTCACCTGTTCGGCGACAGGGGTGATGGAAGGTTCGTTGCGCAATCTGTGTCAGAAGAAGGCGCTGGTCACGGTCAACGGCGCGTTTTCCAAGCGCTGGTTCCAAATTGCCGGCTTCAACGGCATTCCCGCCGACAAGCTGGAAGTGCCGATGGGGCAGGCGGTCAGGCCTGAAGCAGTAGACGCGGCTTTGGCGACCGGACAGTATGACCAATTCTGCGCTGTCTTCAACGAAACTTCGACGGGCGTGCGCGCACCGCTGGAGAAATACTCGGAAGTGCTCAAGAAATATCCCGACGTGATGTTCTGCGTGGATGCAGTGTCGGCGATGGCCGGCGACAAGATTGAAACCGACAAGCTCGGTCTCGACGTGTGTTTGGCCGGAACGCAGAAGTGCTGGGGCCTGCCGACGGGGATGTGCGTGACGATGATTTCCAATAAGGCGATGGCTAAGGCCGCGACGGCTAAGGCGCCGGGTTACTATGTGAACTTCGTGGACGCAAAGAAGTACAACGACAAGCATCAGACGCCGCATACGCCGGCGATTCCGATTTTGTTCGGTCTGCATGCGCAGGTTGAACACATCGTCAATGTCGAAGGACTTGACAACCGTTGGGCGCGCCATCTGGAAATGCAGAAGCTGACGCACGAGTGGTGCAAGAAGGCCGGATTTGAACTGTTCCCCGAGAAGGGTTATGAATCCGTAACGCTGTCGTGCATCAAGAAGCCCGATGGGTTTGATTTCAAAACCTTGAACGGTCAGCTTTCCAAGAAGCATCATTGCGTGATTTCCAACGGTTATGGCGACATCAAAGAGCAGACATTCCGCATCGCGCATATGGCCGATACGACGGTCGCCGAGATGAAGCTGTTGTTCGGATGGATTGACGCGATTCTGGCTGAGACGAGCGTCACCGCGTAGCAGACGGTCAAGATGACAAGGGATGGTGTAAGGCCATCCCTTTTCTCTGCCGAAGCCGCGCAGAACGCGACTTATCATTTACCAAGGGGAGGCGGTATGGCTGGCTGGAAATTTGTACTGTTGTTTGCAGTCGGTTTGTTGGTCGTGTTTCTGTTGCTGTGCCAGGATACGCAAAACGGCGGAGCGCCGCCCGCTCCGGTGCCAGTGCCGGTCCAGCTGCTGCCCGGCGAGAGGAACGACCCGTCGTATCGGCAGCCGATTATCGAGAGCGTCTTCGACGGCGCCTGCGCGCTGGACACAATCTGTCCATCCCGGCGGTCGGACTGTGTGACAAAATCGTTTGTTGCTCAGAAAGACACGGTGTACCATTTGTACGCCGTCTATGCCAACGGCGACACGACACAACCGAGCTGCGTCTTGTGCGCGAGCTTGTATCACATTCGCGCGGCGGGCGATACGGTGCTTGTGACCAGTATAGAAACCGCTTGCCCGACCGGCGGGCCGTGGGCGGACCATCCGAGGTTGGCGAAGGACTCGACCTACATGCTGTCGGCGTGCCTGCACAAGTGCGGCGACATGTCCAATTGCCAATGCGGCGAGATGGTTGATGCGTTTGCCATCGTTTCAATGCGCGATCTGCTCGATGAGTTGAAGCGGCATTTCAGATAGCTTCTCTGCTCGGCGATCGACGCTCTCCTTTGCGGTGGGTCCCGCTACCAATTTGAGGGAGAAGATTATGCTTGCGGTTATTTTGCTTCTTATGGTGAGCTGCGCTTGGGCGCAGCCCGTGTTCGGGCCGTATGGGGTGTATGAGTCGGCGTCGCGGATTGGCGACCTTGAAGCCTGTGTGCGCGGCGATACGTTGGATGCAGTGTGGATTTCGGATGCGCAGGTGGTTTGGCAGCGATTCAACCTCGCAGCCGCCGCGCCGCTTGGCGATGCGCGGATCGTTGACACACTTCACAATTGGCCAAAGCTCGAATTGCATGACCTCACTGCGCGAAATGACTCGTCGTGGTGTTGTGTGGTGTATGAGGATGAGGCGGTTGGCTACGGTATGCCAGGGGCCAATGTTTCCGGTTTCTTGTGTCCCGACAATTACGTATGGTTGGACTCAAGTGTCTCATACTACTACATCGGCAAGGGTCCGCGCAGCGGCTTTTCGGTGCGCGGACGCGAGGGTGGTCACGCCACCGTCATGTGGCTGGGAGAACATTGGGACCCGCACATGTACGGTATCACCATCTTTGGTGCAACGATTTCCGCTGATGGAGAAATCCTGAATAAGTGGGACGTTGCGGAATCGCCGCTTGACAGGAATCGCGCCACACGAGCAGTTGATTGGTCCTCAAACGACACTTTTGTTCGCACATTGTTCCCCGGCGTCGTCAACACAGGCGTCATTTCCTGCTACGTAACGGCTGAATCAGGAGAGTGCGACTATTCCGGTGACCTAAGCAATCCCATTTACACGATGATCGAGCTTGAGCGCATCACTGGCTCACTTGCCCTTGCCCTCTATTCGGAGGACAATTCGCAAGATGATCCGAGAGTTGCCCGGGTGAGCCGCCCTGATTCCACACAGTTTGAGTTTGAGTATCTCGGCCCGGTCGGCCTAAATTACGTCACATCGTCTTTCTTCCACCGCGACTTTGGGTTTGCAGTGGTCGAGGCCAATCCGGGTTATCTGCTGGTTGCGCGTGTGGACACGACCGGACAACCAGTGCAACCGGTGGGAGTGCTTTACGAAACGAGCGGCACGAGCCTGATCGCCAACGCGGATGTCACCATCACCGACGACGGCAAAGTCGTGTGTGTGTGGAGCGAGTATGACGACGAGAGCGAAGGCCCGCGCAGGCTGAAGACGGCGTGGGTGGCATGGGACGAGTTTGTAGATACACCTGATCAATCTGCTCCAGCGCCGCAGGAGTTCACCCTTTCCGCCTATCCCAATCCGTTCAACTCGAGCGTGACGATTTCATTTGAATTGCCGCGCTCCGGAGATGTTGAGCTTAATATCTTTGATCTGAACGGGCGGCTCGTCGAGACACTTCGAGACGATTTCAGCACGGCCGGAACGCATACGTTGAATTGGTCACCGGGAGATCTCGCCAGCGGTGTGTATTTTGCACAGATGGAAGCGATGAGCGCACAACGAACTCGGAAGATGCTCTTCATCAAGTAACCTCAAGTTTGGGGAACCAGCCGAGAGTATTCCATGCGGATGCTCGCGTTCAGTTTCACAACCATCCCTTGGAGGGGACTATGAAGCGCTTTCTTCTCATGTTGGTGCTGGCGACACAGCTTGGTGTTGCATTCGGCCAGGAGGTGCGGGGGCCGTTTACTATCCCCATTGGCTCCTACAACTTCAACCGTATCAATATTGCCTTTGTCGTTGAGGACACTGTTGAGTTTGTGGCGGGAAACAGCCGCGGTGTTGGGCATTGGTCTTATTCCCAGTCAGCGGACACCTTTGTCACGTATCCGCACTATCTGTTAGAAACTGCCTACCCGTGGTCAACGACGCTCTACGATCCCGCTACATTTGTTGATGGCTGGGCTGCCTTAGCTTACGAACAACTTGTTGAATCTGAATTTGATTACGGCTACAACCGCTTGCATTTGATTCAGTCTCACAACGGAGCAATCACGTCAACAGTCATTGACTCCGGTCGGACACACCGTTTCTGGGTTGACAGCCTGTCCCGGCGCACGTTGGACGCTTCTATCATCGCAAGGCAGGATGGCGGCTTTTATACAAAGCGACAGATGCTTAACGCTGTTTGGAATAACGCGGGAGGGTGGCAGCTTGTTCATGAGAATGAGGTTCGCGAGTACACGACGGGTGATGCAACACCGATATTTCGTGACATACCGTGCTATGGTGATCTGTATTCGGGCCGCGCAGATTCCTTGCTGATTGCTGATTTCAACAACACGGATGACCATTCTGTGTCCGCTTGCGTCGGCACCCGCAGTGCAAGCTTAGCAATTCCACCATGGGATGACTGCGTTATCCAGAACTATAGCGTCATGTTCACCTGGAACTATGGCATCCTACTCTTGACCGGTTACTCTCCAGTTCTGCAACTAAGGCAGCTAACATTCGACGGGAATTGCGAACTTCTCTCTGAGGTTAACGCAGTCGCGCAGAATGTCGCAACGCACCCCGATTATGGGTACAGCCTGATTACGCAAGGATCGCCTGGGCGGTTCGGGCAAATGAACCTTCAAGGTGAACTCGTCCGTGAGCCGGCGCCATTCACTCAGAGCCTCGGCCTGGTCATAGACAAACATATCGCGGACAATGGCGACACGTATGTCCTTACGGGGAGCACTTTTGAAATGCAGTTCTTTGCAATCCCGTGGAATGCCGTGCTTGATTCCCGTGGTGTCATGCCGGAAGTTCCACAACAGTTCACCCTTTCCGCCTATCCCAATCCCTTCAACTCGAGCGTGACGATTTCATTTGAATTGCCGCGCTCCGGAGATGTTGAGCTTAATATCTTTGATCTGAACGGGCGGCTCGTCGAGACACTTCGAGACGATTTCAGCACGGCCGGAACGCATACGGTCAATTGGGCGCCGGGAGATCTCGCCAGCGGTGTGTATTTTGCCACGCTGGAGACATCGTTCGCCCACACCACGCAGAAGATTCTGTACCTAAAGTAGCAAGGGGAATTCGCGCCATGATTCGTTTGTTGACCGCTGTTTGCATGTTCGCAATCGTCTGTACCTTTGGTTACGGGCAAACCAAGCCCATTACCGTTGTTCGCGCCGATACGCACGAGCCCATTGTCGGCGCATGGGTGTATGACGAAGCGCAGCTTGTGGTCGTTCAAACGGATGTGAACGGCGCGTTTGATCTCGGCAAGTTCGACGATCATCAACCCTGGTGTTTTTTCATCCCGACTACGTGCGGCGGCTGCTGAACCGCGATCAGATCGGCAACGAAAATTTTACGGTCGCGCTCGAGCGCGTGAGCTATACGACCGACGAAGTGGTCATCCAAGGCCATCGCTTCGGCAATGATCGCGCGCAAATCGCCCAGGCGATCGCCGAAGTCACCGCCAAGCAAATCGAGTTTCAACAGCCGCGCACGACTGCCGAAGTGCTCGAAAGCGGCGGCGTGTTCGTGCAGCGCAGTCAATACGGCGGCGGCTCGCCGATGCTGCGCGGCTTCACGGCGAACGGCGTGCTGCTCGTGCTCGACGGTGTGCGCATGAACAATGCGATCTATCGCGCCGGAAATTTGCAGAATTCAATACAGGTGGACGCCAATGCGCTGGGCTCGGCCGATATTCTGTTCGGGCCCGGTTCGGTTCAATACGGCAGCGACGCGATGGGCGGTGTGATGGTCTTTAACACCACTGAT from bacterium harbors:
- a CDS encoding sulfite exporter TauE/SafE family protein; the protein is MNDFVIGLGSALWLGILTSISPCPLATNIAAVSFVARRAHAPRQALWTGVLYTVGRMLAYVVVGALVVWSVLSLSKLSFGLQKYMHQALGPFLMVVGILLTGWLKLPVMSGNAWLEKLAKRAEEWGGLGALMLGALFAISFCPVSAALFFGSLIPLAVRHESIAIFPSVYGIGTALPVLAFAAVIVFSAQATAKLFTRLSSFEKWARLITAIVFIVVGVYMTLKYTLRWIT
- a CDS encoding TM0996/MTH895 family glutaredoxin-like protein codes for the protein MKIQVLGTGCPKCHKLAELTERVAREKQLDFTLEKVTDINAILAAGVMMTPALLVDGEIKVSGRIPTEPELQTLLTSTGGK
- a CDS encoding alanine--glyoxylate aminotransferase family protein, whose product is MHDRLFIPGPVEVRPELLQAISKPQVGHRTQAYMDVHSATIPLLKKILYTEQDVLLFTCSATGVMEGSLRNLCQKKALVTVNGAFSKRWFQIAGFNGIPADKLEVPMGQAVRPEAVDAALATGQYDQFCAVFNETSTGVRAPLEKYSEVLKKYPDVMFCVDAVSAMAGDKIETDKLGLDVCLAGTQKCWGLPTGMCVTMISNKAMAKAATAKAPGYYVNFVDAKKYNDKHQTPHTPAIPILFGLHAQVEHIVNVEGLDNRWARHLEMQKLTHEWCKKAGFELFPEKGYESVTLSCIKKPDGFDFKTLNGQLSKKHHCVISNGYGDIKEQTFRIAHMADTTVAEMKLLFGWIDAILAETSVTA
- a CDS encoding T9SS type A sorting domain-containing protein; its protein translation is MKRFLLMLVLATQLGVAFGQEVRGPFTIPIGSYNFNRINIAFVVEDTVEFVAGNSRGVGHWSYSQSADTFVTYPHYLLETAYPWSTTLYDPATFVDGWAALAYEQLVESEFDYGYNRLHLIQSHNGAITSTVIDSGRTHRFWVDSLSRRTLDASIIARQDGGFYTKRQMLNAVWNNAGGWQLVHENEVREYTTGDATPIFRDIPCYGDLYSGRADSLLIADFNNTDDHSVSACVGTRSASLAIPPWDDCVIQNYSVMFTWNYGILLLTGYSPVLQLRQLTFDGNCELLSEVNAVAQNVATHPDYGYSLITQGSPGRFGQMNLQGELVREPAPFTQSLGLVIDKHIADNGDTYVLTGSTFEMQFFAIPWNAVLDSRGVMPEVPQQFTLSAYPNPFNSSVTISFELPRSGDVELNIFDLNGRLVETLRDDFSTAGTHTVNWAPGDLASGVYFATLETSFAHTTQKILYLK
- a CDS encoding T9SS type A sorting domain-containing protein, translated to MLAVILLLMVSCAWAQPVFGPYGVYESASRIGDLEACVRGDTLDAVWISDAQVVWQRFNLAAAAPLGDARIVDTLHNWPKLELHDLTARNDSSWCCVVYEDEAVGYGMPGANVSGFLCPDNYVWLDSSVSYYYIGKGPRSGFSVRGREGGHATVMWLGEHWDPHMYGITIFGATISADGEILNKWDVAESPLDRNRATRAVDWSSNDTFVRTLFPGVVNTGVISCYVTAESGECDYSGDLSNPIYTMIELERITGSLALALYSEDNSQDDPRVARVSRPDSTQFEFEYLGPVGLNYVTSSFFHRDFGFAVVEANPGYLLVARVDTTGQPVQPVGVLYETSGTSLIANADVTITDDGKVVCVWSEYDDESEGPRRLKTAWVAWDEFVDTPDQSAPAPQEFTLSAYPNPFNSSVTISFELPRSGDVELNIFDLNGRLVETLRDDFSTAGTHTLNWSPGDLASGVYFAQMEAMSAQRTRKMLFIK
- a CDS encoding T9SS type A sorting domain-containing protein, which translates into the protein MRLPLNPGERFNFSVAMFIGPDFHDENGGEFHFDGLYESYGRAKLLFDQDYAVQPPSHPQNMQVVQAQSGQIPLAWESPAHGEIAGYRVYGRPDSGQGERVELTTGTIVDEEFVVTGLTNGADWLIEVVSVDAQSFESAPAKQIVRVGAIPNSISLSGINAGGVNSLTWTATNDPTFSHYRLVRLDSTVQTEFDNLTTPSYTDGDVVSGRHYSYTLYLHNSLGITSLPSNSVTLTPFSPANSILVYDETKSPTAADLFRGAVHDSLVRFWYDSLLNASGETFDYVDLANNAAPLSLQSLAQYEIVIWHSENPQNSRTGVQITQRESALREYVSIGGKLIRFGRHSLLAAGMGSGLQSSPSQLARLAPLTLDSVRTSPQFNPSIPGTQVMVTGADFGPTMFPPHFSWDESKLAALVFIEWTGFEYLPGVDLFWPRGNTWPLCEVRLHEDDTTGFVDAVCGVVGPGEIMFGFPLYFIPAAQAQDILEASMELLRTQNLETPAPPVSLPTSISLHQNYPNPFNATTVIEFELPAQMEAALKLYNIQGQLVRTLFDGAVTAGHHRVMLNGEQIASGLYFYRLEAGGESQTRKLLLLK